A single window of Paenibacillus sp. SYP-B4298 DNA harbors:
- the pssA gene encoding CDP-diacylglycerol--serine O-phosphatidyltransferase gives MITKSIPSLFTVGNLFLGIVAIILVFNEEPVYAAIMVLIAMLLDGVDGRVARALNVTSEFGKELDSLSDVISFGVAPAFIMYVVAFQNLSPAAGWIVTALFPICGALRLARFNVISGTPGYFIGLPIPAAGGVLCTLALFYKSIPVSVLVISMLVLSYLMVSNIRYPSFKKVSVSKGALWVIPIIIIAAVVLGLLYSEHLAKIIFVPLLLYALYGLKKNVKLRLLRIKRKNRQQVEEPLSSDQSA, from the coding sequence ATGATAACGAAATCGATACCGAGTCTTTTTACGGTTGGGAATTTGTTTTTGGGTATTGTGGCGATTATTCTGGTGTTCAACGAGGAGCCGGTCTACGCTGCTATTATGGTGCTGATTGCGATGCTGCTTGATGGCGTCGACGGCAGAGTTGCACGAGCGTTGAATGTGACGAGTGAATTCGGTAAGGAGCTGGATTCTTTATCCGATGTCATTTCTTTTGGGGTAGCTCCTGCTTTTATTATGTATGTTGTTGCTTTTCAGAACCTGAGTCCGGCCGCCGGCTGGATTGTTACGGCGCTGTTCCCGATCTGCGGGGCGCTGCGGCTTGCTAGATTTAATGTCATCTCCGGTACGCCGGGTTATTTTATTGGATTGCCTATTCCGGCCGCTGGCGGCGTGCTCTGTACGCTCGCTCTGTTCTACAAGAGTATACCCGTGTCGGTGCTGGTAATCAGTATGCTGGTGCTGTCCTATCTGATGGTGAGCAACATTCGCTATCCGAGCTTCAAGAAGGTGAGTGTATCCAAGGGCGCGCTATGGGTGATTCCGATTATTATCATCGCAGCAGTCGTGCTGGGGCTGCTGTATAGCGAGCATCTCGCCAAAATTATTTTTGTACCGCTCTTGCTCTACGCGCTGTACGGGTTAAAAAAAAACGTTAAGCTCCGTCTTCTTCGCATCAAGCGCAAAAATCGTCAACAGGTAGAGGAGCCTCTATCGTCTGACCAGAGCGCATAA
- the radA gene encoding DNA repair protein RadA: MAKIKIKFCCTECGTEAPKWLGKCPGCGAWNTMVEEKETEVRTQGMKSSIVGTKEKPQSIINIEGSQEPRIETRLGELNRVLGGGVVPGSLILVGGDPGIGKSTLLLQTSHALASKGLTVLYVSGEESVRQTRLRADRLGALSASLYVLCETNLELIDEAIESVSPDLLVIDSIQTVYEPSVQSAPGSVAQVRECTAHFMRIAKVRGIATVLVGHVTKEGAIAGPRLLEHMVDCVLYFEGERHHSYRLLRAVKNRFGSTNEIGIFEMQESGLREVTNPSELFLSERPLGVSGSTVVASMEGTRPVLVELQALVATTNFPSPRRMSTGIDHHRMALIIAVLEKRMGMFLQNQDAYLNVAGGVKLDEPAVDLAAAVSLASSFRDVPTKPYDVIFGEVGLTGEVRAVSRAEQRVKEAEKLGFKRIIMPEKSLKGWKPPSGIEIIGVSTVSEALAAALS; encoded by the coding sequence ATGGCTAAAATAAAAATAAAGTTTTGCTGTACCGAATGCGGCACGGAGGCTCCCAAGTGGTTAGGCAAATGCCCCGGATGCGGCGCATGGAATACGATGGTGGAGGAGAAGGAGACAGAGGTTCGCACGCAGGGCATGAAATCTTCGATTGTCGGCACGAAAGAAAAGCCGCAGTCCATCATAAATATAGAAGGCAGCCAGGAGCCTCGAATCGAGACCCGGCTCGGGGAGCTGAACCGGGTATTGGGCGGCGGCGTAGTGCCTGGCTCGCTCATTCTGGTTGGAGGCGATCCGGGTATCGGCAAGTCGACGCTGCTCTTGCAGACCTCTCACGCCCTAGCCTCAAAGGGGCTGACGGTGCTGTATGTATCGGGGGAGGAGTCCGTGCGGCAGACGCGATTGCGGGCGGACCGCCTCGGGGCGTTGTCTGCATCGCTCTATGTACTCTGTGAGACGAATCTGGAGCTGATCGACGAGGCGATCGAGTCCGTATCGCCCGATCTGCTCGTGATTGACTCGATTCAGACGGTATATGAGCCTTCTGTCCAGTCGGCGCCCGGCAGTGTGGCGCAGGTGCGGGAATGCACGGCGCATTTCATGCGGATCGCCAAGGTGCGGGGCATCGCGACGGTGCTGGTCGGACATGTCACCAAGGAAGGGGCGATCGCAGGCCCGCGGCTGCTGGAGCATATGGTGGACTGCGTGCTGTACTTCGAAGGCGAGCGCCATCATTCGTATCGGCTGCTGCGTGCGGTGAAGAACCGCTTCGGCTCGACGAATGAAATCGGCATCTTCGAGATGCAAGAGAGCGGGCTGCGTGAGGTGACGAATCCGTCGGAGCTGTTCCTGTCGGAGCGTCCGCTGGGGGTGTCCGGCTCGACGGTCGTTGCGAGCATGGAGGGAACGCGTCCGGTGCTGGTCGAGCTGCAGGCGCTGGTGGCCACGACGAACTTCCCTTCGCCGCGGCGGATGAGCACGGGCATCGACCATCACCGGATGGCGCTCATTATTGCGGTGCTGGAGAAACGGATGGGGATGTTCCTTCAGAATCAGGATGCTTATCTTAATGTAGCCGGAGGCGTCAAGCTTGATGAGCCGGCAGTGGATCTTGCGGCTGCGGTCAGTCTGGCCTCCAGCTTCCGCGACGTTCCAACCAAGCCATATGATGTCATCTTCGGCGAGGTGGGGTTGACGGGAGAGGTGAGAGCAGTCAGCCGCGCCGAGCAGCGTGTCAAGGAGGCCGAGAAGCTTGGCTTCAAGCGTATCATTATGCCCGAGAAGAGCTTGAAGGGCTGGAAGCCGCCATCTGGCATTGAAATTATTGGTGTAAGTACGGTATCCGAAGCGCTCGCAGCGGCGCTCAGCTAG
- the disA gene encoding DNA integrity scanning diadenylate cyclase DisA, which produces MTKELNHQEMMNQLLPLVAPGTAFREGLENVLRAKTGALLVVGYSPEVMELVDGGFSINCDFSPNYLYELAKMDGAIILSEDFRRILFANTQLIPNSSIPSSETGIRHRTAERVAKQTGKLVVSISQRRNIITLYQGSMRYSLKEIGVILTKANQAIQTLEKYKAVLNQSFTNLSASEFEELVTLQEVANVIQRVEMVLRIKTEINRYVNELGTEGRLISMQMEELVGGVEEDAWFLLKDYSRDNSDEKIKEIRAALKKISSEELLDIHQIIRLLGYPYTISVTEEAIQPRGYRLLNKIPRLPMVIVHNLVERFRHLPNIIAATIHQLDEVDGIGEVRARAIKEGLKRIQDQVFIDRQI; this is translated from the coding sequence ATGACGAAAGAATTAAACCACCAGGAAATGATGAATCAACTGCTGCCTTTGGTTGCGCCCGGAACAGCCTTTCGCGAAGGGCTGGAGAACGTGCTGCGGGCCAAGACAGGCGCGTTGCTCGTAGTGGGGTATAGCCCCGAGGTGATGGAGCTTGTGGATGGAGGGTTCTCTATCAACTGCGATTTTTCACCAAACTATCTGTATGAGCTGGCCAAGATGGATGGAGCGATCATCCTGAGTGAGGATTTCCGCCGCATCCTGTTCGCCAATACCCAGTTGATCCCGAACAGCAGCATTCCATCGAGCGAGACGGGCATCCGGCACCGGACAGCCGAGCGAGTGGCCAAGCAGACAGGCAAGCTTGTAGTATCCATCTCGCAGAGAAGAAATATTATTACCCTATATCAAGGCAGCATGCGCTATTCGCTCAAGGAGATTGGCGTAATCTTGACCAAGGCGAATCAGGCGATTCAGACGCTGGAGAAATATAAGGCGGTGCTGAATCAGAGCTTTACCAATCTGTCTGCCTCCGAATTCGAAGAATTGGTTACGCTCCAGGAGGTCGCCAACGTTATTCAGCGGGTGGAGATGGTGCTGCGCATCAAGACGGAGATTAACCGTTATGTCAATGAGCTGGGCACGGAGGGGCGGCTGATCAGCATGCAGATGGAGGAGCTGGTTGGGGGCGTAGAGGAGGATGCCTGGTTCTTGCTCAAGGATTACTCGCGGGACAACAGCGACGAGAAGATCAAGGAGATTCGTGCCGCTCTGAAAAAAATCAGCTCCGAGGAGCTGCTGGATATTCACCAGATCATCCGCCTGCTGGGGTACCCGTACACGATCTCGGTTACCGAGGAAGCCATCCAGCCACGTGGCTATCGTCTGCTTAATAAGATTCCGCGGCTGCCGATGGTCATCGTGCATAATCTGGTGGAGCGGTTCCGTCATTTGCCCAACATCATTGCTGCGACGATCCATCAACTGGATGAGGTGGATGGCATCGGAGAGGTGCGTGCAAGAGCGATCAAGGAGGGCCTGAAGCGAATTCAGGATCAAGTGTTCATTGACAGACAAATCTAA